From one Rhizobium sp. CIAT894 genomic stretch:
- the tuf gene encoding elongation factor Tu has product MAKSKFERNKPHVNIGTIGHVDHGKTSLTAAITKYFGEFKAYDQIDAAPEEKARGITISTAHVEYETPARHYAHVDCPGHADYVKNMITGAAQMDGAILVCSAADGPMPQTREHILLARQVGVPAIVVFLNKVDQVDDAELLELVELEVRELLSSYDFPGDDIPVVKGSALAALEDSDKKIGEDAIRELMAAVDAYIPTPERPIDQPFLMPIEDVFSISGRGTVVTGRVERGIVKVGEEVEIVGIRATSKTTVTGVEMFRKLLDQGQAGDNIGALVRGVNRDGVERGQILCKPGSVKPHKKFMAEAYILTKEEGGRHTPFFTNYRPQFYFRTTDVTGIVTLPEGTEMVMPGDNVTVAVELIVPIAMEEKLRFAIREGGRTVGAGIVASIVE; this is encoded by the coding sequence ATGGCAAAGAGTAAGTTTGAGCGCAACAAGCCGCACGTCAACATCGGCACGATCGGCCACGTTGACCACGGCAAGACGTCTCTGACGGCAGCGATCACGAAGTACTTCGGTGAGTTCAAGGCGTACGACCAGATCGACGCTGCTCCGGAAGAAAAGGCCCGTGGCATCACCATTTCGACGGCGCACGTCGAATATGAGACGCCGGCCCGCCACTATGCGCACGTCGACTGCCCCGGCCACGCCGACTACGTCAAGAACATGATCACCGGTGCTGCGCAGATGGACGGCGCGATCCTGGTGTGCTCGGCTGCTGACGGCCCGATGCCGCAGACGCGCGAACACATCCTGCTGGCCCGCCAGGTCGGCGTTCCGGCGATCGTTGTGTTCCTGAACAAGGTCGACCAGGTTGACGACGCCGAGCTTCTCGAACTTGTCGAGCTCGAAGTTCGCGAACTTCTGTCGTCCTACGACTTCCCGGGCGACGATATCCCGGTCGTCAAGGGTTCGGCGCTTGCCGCTCTCGAAGACAGCGACAAGAAGATCGGCGAAGACGCGATCCGCGAGCTGATGGCAGCGGTTGACGCCTACATCCCGACGCCTGAGCGCCCGATCGACCAGCCGTTCCTGATGCCGATCGAAGACGTGTTCTCGATCTCCGGCCGTGGTACGGTTGTGACCGGCCGCGTTGAGCGTGGCATTGTCAAGGTTGGCGAAGAAGTCGAGATCGTCGGCATCCGCGCGACCTCGAAGACGACGGTGACCGGCGTTGAAATGTTCCGCAAGCTGCTCGATCAGGGCCAGGCCGGCGACAACATCGGCGCACTGGTTCGCGGTGTGAACCGTGACGGCGTCGAGCGTGGCCAGATCCTGTGCAAGCCGGGCTCTGTCAAGCCGCACAAGAAGTTCATGGCTGAAGCCTACATCCTGACGAAGGAAGAGGGTGGCCGTCATACGCCGTTCTTCACCAACTACCGTCCGCAGTTCTACTTCCGCACGACCGACGTGACGGGCATCGTGACGCTGCCGGAAGGCACGGAGATGGTCATGCCTGGCGACAACGTCACGGTTGCCGTCGAGCTGATCGTTCCGATCGCGATGGAAGAAAAGCTGCGCTTCGCAATCCGCGAAGGCGGCCGCACCGTCGGCGCCGGTATCGTGGCTTCGATCGTCGAGTAA
- the rplX gene encoding 50S ribosomal protein L24, with the protein MQKIRKGDKVVMLAGKDKGRTGEVVQVMPKEDRAVVRGVNVVKRHQRQTQTQEAGIINKEAPVHLSNVAIIDKDGKPTRVGFKVVDGKKVRVAKRSGEVIDG; encoded by the coding sequence ATGCAGAAGATTCGTAAGGGCGACAAGGTCGTCATGCTCGCCGGCAAGGACAAGGGCCGTACCGGCGAAGTTGTCCAGGTCATGCCGAAGGAAGATCGTGCCGTTGTTCGTGGCGTCAACGTCGTCAAGCGCCATCAGCGCCAGACGCAGACCCAGGAAGCCGGCATCATCAACAAGGAAGCCCCGGTTCACCTGTCCAACGTTGCAATCATCGACAAGGACGGCAAGCCCACCCGCGTCGGTTTCAAGGTTGTTGACGGCAAGAAGGTCCGTGTGGCCAAGCGTTCTGGAGAAGTGATCGATGGCTGA
- the rpsN gene encoding 30S ribosomal protein S14, translated as MAKTSAVEKNKRRRTTVANQAAKRAALKAIIMNQALPIEERFKASIKLASLPRDGSKTRIRNRCEVSGRPRAYYRKLRMSRIALRELGNLGKVPGIVKSSW; from the coding sequence ATGGCGAAGACAAGCGCAGTTGAAAAGAACAAGCGCCGCCGTACTACGGTCGCAAACCAGGCCGCGAAGCGGGCTGCGTTGAAGGCGATCATCATGAACCAGGCTCTTCCGATCGAAGAGCGGTTCAAGGCCTCGATCAAGCTGGCATCCCTGCCGCGTGATGGATCGAAGACCCGTATTCGCAACCGTTGCGAAGTTTCGGGGCGTCCGCGCGCATATTACCGCAAACTGCGCATGTCGCGTATTGCGCTGCGTGAACTGGGCAATCTCGGCAAGGTGCCGGGTATCGTCAAGTCGAGCTGGTAA
- the rplF gene encoding 50S ribosomal protein L6 has protein sequence MSRIGKKPVQVPAGITATVDGQKVTAKGPKGELFFVANDEISLKLENNAVVVTPVNQTKDARSKWGMSRTMIEGIFKGVKDGFERKLEINGVGYRASLQGKNLQLALGFSHDVIYEPPVGITIAVPKPTEIVVSGINKQQVGQVAAEIREYRGPEPYKGKGVKYADERIVRKEGKKK, from the coding sequence ATGTCTCGTATCGGTAAAAAGCCCGTTCAGGTGCCTGCTGGGATCACGGCTACGGTCGATGGCCAGAAGGTGACTGCTAAGGGCCCGAAGGGCGAGCTGTTTTTCGTCGCAAACGACGAAATCAGCCTCAAGCTCGAAAACAACGCGGTCGTCGTGACGCCCGTCAACCAGACCAAGGATGCACGTTCGAAGTGGGGCATGTCCCGCACGATGATCGAAGGCATCTTTAAGGGCGTCAAGGACGGCTTTGAGCGCAAGCTCGAAATCAACGGCGTCGGTTACCGCGCCTCGCTGCAGGGCAAGAACCTGCAGTTGGCTCTCGGTTTCAGCCATGACGTGATCTATGAACCGCCGGTCGGCATCACGATCGCCGTTCCGAAGCCGACTGAAATTGTTGTCTCCGGCATCAATAAGCAGCAGGTCGGTCAGGTTGCCGCTGAAATCCGCGAATATCGCGGTCCCGAGCCCTACAAGGGCAAGGGCGTCAAGTACGCTGACGAGCGGATCGTCCGCAAAGAAGGCAAGAAGAAGTAA
- the rplR gene encoding 50S ribosomal protein L18, which produces MASRKEALARRANRVRRHLKSVANGRPRLSVHRSSKNIYAQVIDDVAGKTLASASTLDKDLRGSLKTGADTAAAAVVGKLVAERASKAGVTEVVFDRGAFIYHGRIKALAEAAREGGLTF; this is translated from the coding sequence ATGGCTAGCAGGAAAGAAGCACTTGCACGTCGTGCCAACCGCGTGCGCCGTCATCTCAAGTCGGTGGCCAATGGCCGTCCGCGCCTGTCGGTTCATCGCTCCTCGAAGAACATCTACGCCCAGGTCATCGACGATGTGGCCGGCAAGACGCTCGCGTCTGCCTCCACCCTCGATAAGGATCTGCGCGGTTCTCTGAAGACCGGTGCCGATACCGCCGCCGCCGCCGTTGTCGGCAAGCTCGTTGCCGAGCGCGCCTCCAAGGCCGGTGTTACGGAAGTCGTATTCGACCGTGGCGCCTTCATCTATCACGGCCGCATCAAGGCTCTCGCCGAAGCGGCCCGCGAAGGCGGTCTCACCTTCTGA
- the rpsH gene encoding 30S ribosomal protein S8 — protein sequence MTMTDPLGDMLTRIRNGASRRKSSVSTPASKLRARVLDVLQSEGYIRGYSVVDFGNGKSELSIELKYYEGASVIREIGRVSKPGRRVYVSVKSIPQVANGLGITILSTPKGVMADHQAREQNVGGEVLCSVF from the coding sequence ATGACAATGACTGATCCGTTGGGCGATATGCTCACCCGTATCCGTAACGGCGCTTCCCGCCGCAAGTCGTCGGTTTCGACGCCTGCGTCCAAGCTCCGTGCACGTGTTCTCGATGTCCTGCAGTCCGAAGGCTACATCCGTGGCTATTCCGTTGTCGATTTCGGCAATGGCAAGTCGGAACTCAGCATCGAGCTGAAATATTATGAAGGCGCATCGGTGATCCGCGAGATCGGCCGTGTGTCCAAGCCGGGCCGCCGGGTTTATGTCTCGGTCAAGTCCATTCCGCAGGTCGCGAACGGCCTCGGCATCACCATCCTTTCGACTCCGAAGGGTGTGATGGCCGATCACCAGGCTCGCGAACAGAACGTTGGTGGCGAGGTTCTTTGCTCGGTCTTCTAA
- the rplN gene encoding 50S ribosomal protein L14 yields the protein MIQMQTNLDVADNSGARRVMCIKVLGGSKRKYASIGDVIVVSIKEAIPRGRVKKGDVMKAVVVRTAKDIRRPDGSVIRFDTNAAVLIDNKKEPIGTRIFGPVPRELRAKNHMKIISLAPEVL from the coding sequence ATGATTCAGATGCAAACAAACCTCGACGTCGCGGATAATTCCGGCGCACGTCGTGTCATGTGCATCAAGGTGCTGGGCGGCTCGAAGCGCAAGTATGCCTCGATCGGCGACGTCATTGTCGTTTCGATCAAGGAAGCGATCCCGCGCGGCCGTGTGAAGAAGGGTGACGTGATGAAGGCGGTTGTCGTTCGCACCGCCAAGGACATCCGTCGTCCGGATGGCTCCGTCATCCGCTTCGACACCAACGCAGCAGTCCTCATCGACAACAAGAAAGAGCCGATCGGCACCCGTATCTTCGGACCGGTTCCGCGCGAACTTCGCGCCAAGAACCACATGAAGATCATCTCGCTGGCTCCCGAAGTACTGTAA
- the rpsJ gene encoding 30S ribosomal protein S10, translated as MNGQNIRIRLKAFDHRILDASTREIVSTAKRTGASVRGPVPLPTRIEKFTVNRSPHIDKKSREQFEMRTHKRLLDIVDPTPQTVDALMKLDLAAGVDVEIKL; from the coding sequence ATGAACGGCCAAAATATCCGCATTCGCCTGAAGGCGTTCGATCACCGGATTCTCGATGCTTCTACGCGCGAGATCGTGTCGACGGCGAAGCGCACCGGTGCAAGCGTCCGGGGCCCCGTTCCGCTTCCGACCCGCATCGAGAAGTTTACGGTCAACCGGTCCCCGCACATCGACAAGAAGAGCCGCGAACAGTTCGAGATGCGCACGCATAAGCGCCTTCTCGACATCGTAGACCCGACCCCGCAGACGGTGGACGCGCTGATGAAGCTCGATCTCGCCGCCGGTGTCGATGTTGAGATCAAGCTCTGA
- the rplB gene encoding 50S ribosomal protein L2, which yields MALKTFNPITPSQRQLVIVDRSALYKGKPVKALTEGLTKSGGRNNLGRITARFIGGGHKRTYRLIDFKRRKFDVEGTVERIEYDPNRTAFIALVSYADGEKAYILAPQRLAAGDKVIASEKAVDVKPGNTMPLQFIPVGSIIHNVEMKPGKGGQIARSAGGYAQLVGRDQGMAILRLNSGEQRLVHGSCLASIGAVSNPDHANINDGKAGRTVWRGKRPHNRGVVMNPVDHPHGGGEGRTSGGRHPVTPWGKPTKGKRTRSNKSTDKMIMRSRHQRKK from the coding sequence ATGGCATTGAAAACATTCAATCCGATCACCCCGAGCCAGCGCCAGCTGGTCATCGTCGACCGTTCGGCCCTCTACAAGGGCAAGCCGGTCAAGGCGCTGACGGAAGGCCTGACCAAGAGCGGCGGTCGTAACAACCTCGGCCGCATCACCGCCCGCTTCATCGGCGGCGGTCATAAGCGCACCTATCGTCTGATCGACTTCAAGCGCCGCAAGTTCGACGTCGAAGGCACGGTCGAGCGTATCGAATACGACCCGAACCGCACCGCTTTCATCGCGCTGGTGAGCTATGCTGACGGCGAGAAGGCTTACATCCTCGCTCCTCAGCGCCTCGCGGCCGGTGACAAGGTCATCGCTTCCGAGAAGGCTGTCGACGTCAAGCCCGGCAATACCATGCCGCTGCAGTTCATCCCGGTCGGCTCCATCATCCACAATGTGGAAATGAAGCCGGGCAAGGGTGGTCAGATCGCTCGCTCCGCCGGTGGCTACGCACAGCTCGTCGGTCGCGACCAGGGCATGGCGATCCTTCGCCTGAACTCCGGTGAACAGCGTCTCGTGCATGGCTCCTGCCTTGCTTCGATCGGCGCCGTCTCCAACCCTGATCACGCCAACATCAACGACGGCAAGGCCGGTCGTACCGTTTGGCGCGGCAAGCGTCCGCACAACCGCGGTGTCGTCATGAACCCGGTCGACCACCCGCACGGCGGTGGTGAAGGCCGCACCTCCGGTGGTCGCCATCCGGTGACACCGTGGGGCAAGCCGACCAAGGGCAAGCGCACCCGGTCGAACAAGTCGACCGACAAGATGATCATGCGCTCGCGTCATCAGCGTAAGAAGTAA
- the rplP gene encoding 50S ribosomal protein L16 produces MLQPKRTKYRKQFKGRIKGVAKGGSDLAFGEFGLKAQEPNRVNAREIEAARRAITRYMKRAGRVWIRVFPDVPVTAKPTEVRMGKGKGSVEYWACKVKPGRMMFEIDGVSEEIAREALRLGSAKLSVKTRFVQRIAE; encoded by the coding sequence ATGTTGCAGCCAAAGCGTACTAAGTACCGCAAGCAGTTCAAGGGCCGCATCAAGGGCGTAGCCAAGGGCGGTTCCGACCTTGCCTTCGGCGAATTCGGCCTGAAGGCCCAGGAGCCGAACCGCGTCAACGCACGTGAGATCGAAGCGGCACGCCGCGCGATCACGCGTTACATGAAGCGCGCCGGCCGTGTTTGGATCCGCGTGTTCCCGGACGTTCCGGTAACCGCAAAGCCTACCGAAGTCCGTATGGGTAAGGGTAAGGGTTCCGTGGAATACTGGGCATGCAAGGTCAAGCCCGGTCGTATGATGTTCGAGATCGACGGTGTCTCCGAGGAAATCGCGCGCGAAGCGCTTCGCCTCGGCTCGGCCAAGCTCTCGGTCAAGACGCGCTTTGTACAGCGCATCGCAGAGTAA
- the rpsE gene encoding 30S ribosomal protein S5, whose protein sequence is MAQERRPQREDRQAREERDSEFVDKLVAINRVAKVVKGGRRFGFAALVVVGDQKGRVGFGHGKAREVPEAIRKATEAAKRELIFVPLRDGRTLHHDVHGRHGAGKVLLRSAKVGTGIIAGGPMRAVFETLGMHDVVAKSTGSSNPYNMVRATFDALKHQVHPKDIAAQRGIKYATLQARRSASGNASEE, encoded by the coding sequence ATGGCACAGGAAAGAAGGCCGCAGCGGGAAGACCGCCAGGCCCGTGAAGAGCGCGATAGCGAATTCGTCGACAAGCTGGTCGCGATCAACCGCGTCGCCAAGGTCGTCAAGGGCGGCCGTCGTTTTGGTTTCGCGGCACTCGTCGTCGTTGGCGACCAGAAGGGCCGCGTCGGCTTCGGCCACGGCAAGGCACGCGAAGTGCCGGAAGCCATCCGTAAGGCAACCGAAGCCGCCAAGCGCGAACTGATCTTCGTACCGCTGCGTGACGGCCGTACGCTGCATCACGACGTTCATGGCCGCCACGGCGCCGGCAAGGTTCTGCTGCGCTCGGCCAAGGTCGGTACCGGCATCATCGCCGGCGGTCCGATGCGCGCCGTATTCGAAACGCTCGGCATGCATGACGTCGTCGCCAAGTCGACCGGTTCGTCGAACCCCTACAACATGGTTCGCGCCACCTTCGACGCTCTCAAGCACCAGGTTCACCCGAAGGACATCGCAGCTCAGCGCGGCATCAAGTATGCAACGCTGCAGGCTCGTCGTAGCGCCTCCGGCAACGCCTCTGAAGAATAA
- the rpsQ gene encoding 30S ribosomal protein S17 — protein sequence MPKRILQGVVVGDKNEKTVVVRVERRFAHPLLQKTVRRSKKYKAHDENNQYKIGDTVSIEECAPISKDKRWTVIAAQGK from the coding sequence ATGCCGAAGCGCATCCTGCAGGGCGTCGTCGTTGGCGACAAGAACGAGAAGACGGTAGTGGTTCGCGTCGAGCGTCGTTTCGCTCACCCGCTGCTCCAGAAGACCGTTCGTCGTTCCAAGAAGTACAAGGCCCACGACGAGAACAACCAGTACAAGATTGGCGATACCGTATCCATCGAGGAATGCGCGCCGATCTCCAAGGACAAGCGCTGGACGGTCATCGCCGCCCAGGGCAAGTAA
- the rplV gene encoding 50S ribosomal protein L22 — translation MGKAKAERRLKDNEAQAVARTLRVSPQKLNLVAAAIRGKKVERALAELEFSRKRIAGAVKKTLESAIANAENNHDLDVDALVVAEAYVGKSIVMKRFHARGRGRASRIEKPFAHLTIVVREVQAVEEAA, via the coding sequence ATGGGCAAGGCAAAAGCCGAACGCCGGCTGAAGGACAACGAGGCGCAAGCAGTCGCCCGCACGCTCCGCGTCAGCCCCCAGAAGCTCAACCTGGTTGCTGCGGCTATCCGCGGCAAGAAGGTCGAGCGTGCACTCGCTGAGCTGGAGTTCTCCCGCAAGCGTATCGCAGGCGCCGTCAAGAAGACGCTCGAATCTGCGATCGCCAATGCCGAGAACAACCACGATCTCGACGTCGACGCGCTTGTCGTCGCCGAGGCCTATGTCGGCAAGTCGATCGTCATGAAGCGTTTCCACGCTCGTGGCCGCGGTCGCGCGTCGCGCATCGAAAAGCCCTTCGCGCACCTGACGATCGTCGTCCGTGAAGTGCAGGCAGTAGAGGAGGCCGCATAA
- a CDS encoding 50S ribosomal protein L23 has protein sequence MTDLRHYDVIVSPAITEKSTLVSENNQVVFNVAKQATKPEIKAAVEALFGVKVTAVNTLLRKGKTKRFRGFVGKQKDVKKAVVTLAEGQTIDVSTGL, from the coding sequence GTGACCGATCTTCGCCACTACGATGTGATCGTCTCTCCGGCGATCACCGAAAAGTCCACGCTGGTCTCCGAAAACAACCAGGTTGTTTTCAATGTCGCCAAGCAGGCGACGAAGCCGGAAATCAAGGCTGCTGTCGAGGCGCTGTTCGGCGTCAAGGTCACGGCTGTCAACACTCTGCTGCGCAAGGGCAAGACCAAGCGGTTCCGCGGTTTCGTCGGCAAGCAGAAGGACGTGAAGAAGGCTGTTGTGACCCTGGCTGAAGGCCAGACGATCGACGTCTCCACCGGTCTCTGA
- the rplC gene encoding 50S ribosomal protein L3 translates to MRSGVIAQKVGMTRVYNDAGEHVPVTVLRMEAVQVVATRTVEKNGYTAVQLGAGQAKVKNTSKAMRGNFAVANVEPKAKLQEFRVSEDNLLEIGTELKAGHFAAGQLVDVTGTTIGKGFAGAMKRHGFGGLRATHGVSVSHRSHGSTGSRQDPGKVFKNKKMAGHMGQTRVTTQNLEVVSTDEDRGLILIKGAVPGSKGAWIIVRDAVKSAAK, encoded by the coding sequence ATGCGTTCAGGTGTGATTGCACAGAAGGTGGGAATGACCCGCGTCTATAACGACGCCGGCGAGCATGTCCCGGTAACGGTATTGCGCATGGAGGCCGTCCAGGTCGTTGCCACGCGTACTGTCGAAAAGAATGGCTATACCGCAGTTCAGCTCGGTGCCGGCCAGGCGAAGGTGAAGAACACGTCGAAGGCGATGCGCGGCAACTTTGCTGTTGCCAACGTCGAGCCGAAGGCGAAGCTTCAGGAATTCCGTGTCTCGGAAGACAATCTTCTCGAGATCGGCACGGAGCTTAAAGCCGGTCACTTTGCCGCCGGTCAGCTCGTCGACGTGACGGGCACGACGATCGGTAAGGGTTTTGCCGGCGCCATGAAGCGCCACGGTTTCGGCGGTCTCCGCGCCACGCACGGTGTGTCGGTTTCGCACCGCTCGCACGGTTCGACCGGCTCGCGCCAGGATCCGGGCAAGGTTTTCAAGAACAAGAAGATGGCTGGTCACATGGGCCAGACGCGCGTAACGACTCAGAACCTGGAAGTGGTTTCGACCGATGAAGATCGCGGTCTGATCCTGATCAAGGGTGCAGTACCCGGTTCCAAGGGTGCCTGGATCATCGTGCGCGATGCCGTCAAGTCGGCAGCGAAGTAA
- the rplE gene encoding 50S ribosomal protein L5 translates to MAEAKYEPRLKKEYVERIRKAMQEQFSYANEMMIPKLDKIVINMGVGEATADSKKPTVAAADLAAIAGQKPVITRARNSIAGFKVREQMPIGAKVTLRGARMYEFLDRLVNIALPRVRDFRGLNPKSFDGRGNFAMGIKEHIVFPEINYDKVDQMWGMDIIVCTTATTDDEARALLKEFSFPFRQ, encoded by the coding sequence ATGGCTGAGGCAAAATACGAGCCGCGGCTCAAGAAGGAATATGTCGAGCGCATCCGCAAGGCGATGCAGGAGCAGTTCTCCTACGCCAACGAGATGATGATCCCGAAGCTCGACAAGATCGTGATCAACATGGGTGTGGGCGAAGCCACCGCTGATTCGAAGAAGCCGACGGTTGCTGCCGCCGACCTCGCAGCGATCGCCGGCCAGAAGCCGGTCATCACCCGCGCACGCAACTCCATCGCAGGCTTCAAGGTCCGCGAACAGATGCCGATCGGCGCGAAGGTTACCCTGCGCGGCGCCCGCATGTACGAGTTCCTGGACCGTCTCGTGAACATCGCGCTGCCGCGCGTTCGCGACTTCCGCGGCCTGAACCCGAAGAGCTTTGACGGCCGTGGCAACTTCGCCATGGGCATCAAGGAGCACATTGTGTTCCCTGAGATCAACTACGACAAGGTTGATCAGATGTGGGGCATGGACATCATCGTTTGCACGACGGCGACGACCGACGACGAAGCACGGGCTCTTCTGAAAGAGTTCAGCTTCCCGTTCCGTCAATAA
- the rpsC gene encoding 30S ribosomal protein S3, whose amino-acid sequence MGQKINPIGFRLGINRTWDSRWFADNAEYGQLLHEDLKMRKFVMSELKQAGISKVVIERPHKKCRVTIHSARPGLIIGRKGADIDKLRKKLSDMTNSETHLNIVEVRKPEVDATLVAQSIAQQLERRVAFRRAMKRAVQSAMRLGAEGIKITCAGRLGGAEIARTEWYREGRVPLHTLRADIDYGTAEAETAFGICGIKVWIFKGEILEHDPMASERRALEGDAQGPASRERDRGDRRRERDNA is encoded by the coding sequence ATGGGTCAGAAAATCAATCCAATCGGTTTCCGTCTTGGCATCAACCGTACCTGGGATAGCCGCTGGTTTGCGGACAATGCCGAGTACGGCCAGCTGCTGCACGAAGACCTGAAGATGCGTAAGTTCGTCATGAGCGAACTGAAGCAGGCCGGGATCTCCAAGGTGGTCATCGAGCGTCCGCACAAGAAGTGCCGCGTCACGATCCACTCGGCACGTCCGGGCCTGATCATCGGCCGCAAGGGCGCAGACATCGACAAGCTCCGCAAGAAGCTGTCGGATATGACCAACTCGGAAACGCACCTCAACATCGTCGAAGTGCGCAAGCCCGAAGTCGACGCAACGCTGGTCGCTCAGTCGATCGCCCAGCAGCTCGAGCGCCGCGTGGCTTTCCGCCGCGCCATGAAGCGCGCCGTTCAGTCCGCGATGCGTCTTGGTGCCGAAGGCATCAAGATCACCTGCGCAGGCCGTCTCGGCGGCGCTGAAATCGCCCGTACGGAATGGTACCGCGAAGGTCGTGTGCCGCTGCACACGCTGCGCGCCGACATCGACTACGGCACGGCCGAAGCAGAAACCGCATTCGGTATCTGCGGCATCAAGGTCTGGATCTTCAAGGGCGAAATCCTTGAGCACGATCCGATGGCTTCCGAACGCCGCGCGCTGGAAGGCGACGCACAGGGCCCGGCAAGCCGCGAACGCGACCGTGGCGATCGTCGCCGCGAACGCGACAACGCGTAA
- the rpmC gene encoding 50S ribosomal protein L29, with the protein MKAEEVRGLTADQLKDKLADLKKEQFNLRFQKATGQLEKSSRINEVRKDIARVKTIARQKAAEVKA; encoded by the coding sequence ATGAAAGCCGAAGAAGTACGCGGCCTCACGGCCGACCAGCTCAAGGACAAGCTTGCAGACCTGAAGAAGGAGCAGTTCAACCTGCGCTTCCAGAAGGCGACCGGCCAGCTCGAAAAGTCCTCGCGCATCAACGAAGTCCGCAAGGACATCGCCCGCGTGAAAACCATTGCCCGCCAGAAGGCGGCAGAAGTTAAGGCCTAA
- the rplD gene encoding 50S ribosomal protein L4, producing MEFNVKTLEGKDAGKVSLSDAIFGLEPREDILARVIRWQLAKKQQGTHKAKGRAEVSRTGAKMYKQKGTGRARHHSARAPQFRGGGKAHGPVVRSHEHDLPKKVRALGLRHALSAKIKADDVIVIDNLVAAEAKTKALASAFETLGLTNALFIGGAELDGNFKLAAQNIPNIDVLPIQGINVYDIVRRGKLVLSKAAVEALEERFK from the coding sequence ATGGAATTCAACGTCAAGACCCTCGAGGGAAAAGACGCAGGGAAGGTTTCTCTTTCTGATGCGATTTTCGGCCTCGAGCCCCGCGAAGACATTCTCGCCCGCGTCATCCGCTGGCAGCTTGCCAAGAAGCAGCAGGGCACCCACAAGGCAAAGGGCCGCGCTGAAGTTTCGCGCACCGGCGCCAAGATGTACAAGCAGAAGGGTACGGGCCGCGCCCGCCACCATTCGGCTCGCGCTCCGCAGTTCCGCGGCGGCGGCAAGGCTCACGGCCCGGTCGTTCGCAGCCATGAGCACGACCTTCCGAAGAAGGTTCGCGCACTCGGCCTTCGCCACGCCCTTTCGGCCAAGATCAAGGCCGATGACGTCATCGTCATCGACAACCTGGTTGCTGCTGAAGCCAAGACCAAGGCTCTCGCGTCCGCTTTCGAGACGCTCGGCCTGACCAACGCCCTCTTCATCGGTGGCGCAGAACTTGATGGCAACTTCAAGCTCGCAGCTCAGAACATCCCGAACATCGATGTTCTGCCGATCCAGGGCATCAACGTTTACGACATCGTGCGCCGCGGCAAGCTCGTGCTTTCCAAGGCTGCGGTTGAAGCGCTAGAGGAGCGATTCAAGTGA
- the rpsS gene encoding 30S ribosomal protein S19, which produces MARSVWKGPFVDGYLLKKAEKVREGGRAEVIKIWSRRSTILPQFVGLTFGVYNGSKHIPVSVNEDMVGHKFGEFSPTRTYYGHGADKKAKRK; this is translated from the coding sequence ATGGCTCGTTCAGTATGGAAAGGTCCGTTCGTTGACGGCTATCTTCTCAAGAAGGCTGAGAAGGTTCGTGAAGGCGGACGTGCAGAAGTGATCAAGATCTGGAGCCGTCGCTCCACGATCCTGCCGCAGTTCGTCGGTCTTACCTTCGGCGTCTACAACGGCAGCAAGCATATCCCGGTCAGCGTCAATGAAGACATGGTCGGTCACAAATTCGGTGAATTCTCTCCGACCCGCACCTACTACGGTCACGGCGCGGACAAGAAGGCGAAGAGGAAGTAA
- the rpmD gene encoding 50S ribosomal protein L30, whose protein sequence is MAKATKKAEAKTVTIEQIGSPIRRPDVQQRTLIGLGLNKMHRRRTLEDTPSVRGMIRAVQHLVRVVDEK, encoded by the coding sequence ATGGCCAAGGCTACCAAGAAGGCTGAAGCGAAGACTGTCACGATCGAACAGATCGGCAGCCCGATTCGCCGTCCGGATGTTCAGCAGCGCACGCTGATCGGTCTCGGACTGAACAAGATGCACCGTCGCCGCACGCTGGAGGATACGCCTTCGGTTCGTGGCATGATCCGTGCTGTCCAGCATCTCGTTCGCGTCGTCGACGAGAAGTGA